The following proteins are encoded in a genomic region of uncultured Vibrio sp.:
- the carB gene encoding carbamoyl-phosphate synthase large subunit, with protein sequence MPKRTDIQSILILGAGPIVIGQACEFDYSGAQACKALREEGYRVILVNSNPATIMTDPEMADATYIEPIQWEVVRKIIEKERPDAVLPTMGGQTALNCALDLEKHGVLEEFGVEMIGATADAIDKAEDRSRFDKAMKSIGLECPRADTAKSMEEAYKVLDMVGFPCIIRPSFTMGGTGGGIAYNKEEFEEICRRGLDLSPTNELLIDESLIGWKEYEMEVVRDKADNCIIVCSIENFDPMGIHTGDSITVAPAQTLTDKEYQLMRNASLAVLREIGVETGGSNVQFGINPKDGRMVIIEMNPRVSRSSALASKATGFPIAKIAAKLAVGFTLDELQNDITGGATPASFEPTIDYVVTKIPRFNFEKFAGANDRLTTQMKSVGEVMAIGRNQQESLHKALRGLEVGATGFDEMVDLEAPDALTKIRHELKEAGAERIWYIADAFRAGMSVDGVFNLTNIDRWFLVQIEELVKLEEEVKAGGYAGLTKDVLRLLKRKGFSDARLSKLLGVAESEIRRAREQFDIHPVYKRVDTCAAEFSSDTAYMYSSYDEECEANPTDKDKIMVLGGGPNRIGQGIEFDYCCVHASLALREDGYETIMVNCNPETVSTDYDTSDRLYFEPVTLEDVLSIARVEKPKGVIVQYGGQTPLKLARALEAAGVPIIGTSPDAIDRAEDRERFQAAVERLGLLQPQNATVTTMEQAVEKSKEIGFPLVVRPSYVLGGRAMEIVYDEQDLRRYFNEAVSVSNESPVLLDRFLDDATEVDIDAICDGERVVIGGIMEHIEQAGVHSGDSACSLPAYTLSQEIQDKMREQVEKLAFELGVRGLMNTQFAVKGNDVYLIEVNPRAARTVPFVSKATGAPLAKIAARVMAGQSLESQGFTKEIIPPYYSVKEVVLPFNKFPGVDPLLGPEMRSTGEVMGVGTTFSEAFAKAELGCGNVYPEGGRALLSVREGDKERVVDLASKLVKLGYQLDATHGTAVILGEAGINPRLVNKVHEGRPHILDRIKNNEYTYIVNTAAGRQAIEDSKVLRRGALAEKVNYTTTLNAAFATCMSHTADAKASVTSVQELHAKVKASLEA encoded by the coding sequence ATGCCAAAACGTACTGACATTCAAAGTATTCTAATTCTTGGTGCTGGTCCGATTGTTATCGGTCAGGCATGTGAGTTTGACTACTCTGGCGCACAAGCGTGTAAAGCACTTCGTGAAGAAGGCTACCGAGTTATTCTGGTTAACTCGAACCCTGCGACGATCATGACTGACCCAGAGATGGCTGATGCAACTTACATCGAGCCAATCCAATGGGAAGTGGTACGCAAGATCATCGAAAAAGAGCGTCCAGATGCGGTTCTACCGACAATGGGTGGTCAGACTGCGCTTAACTGTGCTCTAGATCTAGAGAAGCACGGCGTTCTTGAAGAGTTCGGCGTAGAAATGATTGGTGCAACCGCTGACGCGATTGATAAAGCGGAAGACCGTTCTCGCTTCGATAAAGCAATGAAGTCTATCGGCCTTGAGTGTCCTCGCGCAGATACTGCGAAGAGCATGGAAGAAGCTTACAAAGTTTTAGACATGGTTGGCTTCCCTTGTATCATCCGTCCATCATTTACGATGGGTGGTACTGGTGGCGGTATCGCTTACAACAAAGAAGAGTTCGAAGAAATCTGTCGTCGTGGTCTGGATCTTTCTCCGACTAACGAACTGCTTATCGATGAATCTCTAATCGGTTGGAAAGAGTACGAAATGGAAGTAGTTCGCGACAAAGCGGACAACTGTATCATCGTATGTTCAATCGAAAACTTCGACCCAATGGGCATCCACACGGGTGACTCAATCACTGTAGCTCCAGCACAAACACTGACTGACAAAGAATACCAGCTAATGCGTAACGCATCGCTAGCAGTTCTGCGTGAAATCGGTGTGGAAACAGGTGGTTCAAACGTACAGTTTGGTATCAACCCGAAAGATGGCCGTATGGTTATCATCGAGATGAACCCACGTGTATCTCGTTCTTCTGCTCTAGCGTCGAAAGCAACGGGTTTTCCAATCGCTAAGATTGCAGCGAAACTGGCTGTTGGCTTTACTCTGGACGAGCTACAAAACGACATCACTGGTGGTGCAACTCCAGCATCATTCGAACCAACTATCGACTACGTAGTAACTAAGATTCCTCGCTTTAACTTCGAGAAATTTGCAGGTGCTAACGACCGTCTGACAACACAGATGAAGTCAGTTGGTGAGGTGATGGCGATTGGTCGTAACCAACAAGAATCTCTTCACAAAGCACTACGTGGCCTAGAAGTTGGCGCGACTGGTTTTGACGAGATGGTTGATCTGGAAGCGCCAGATGCACTGACTAAGATTCGTCACGAGCTGAAAGAAGCTGGTGCTGAGCGTATCTGGTACATCGCTGACGCATTCCGTGCGGGCATGTCTGTTGATGGTGTATTCAACCTGACTAACATTGACCGCTGGTTCTTGGTTCAAATTGAAGAACTAGTGAAACTAGAAGAAGAAGTGAAAGCAGGCGGTTACGCTGGCTTGACCAAAGACGTGCTTCGTCTGCTGAAGCGTAAAGGCTTCTCTGATGCTCGCCTATCTAAACTACTTGGTGTTGCTGAAAGCGAAATTCGTCGCGCTCGTGAACAGTTCGACATTCACCCGGTTTACAAACGTGTGGATACGTGTGCAGCAGAATTCTCTTCTGACACGGCTTACATGTACTCATCTTACGATGAAGAGTGTGAAGCAAATCCAACAGACAAAGACAAGATCATGGTTCTTGGTGGCGGTCCAAACCGTATCGGCCAAGGTATTGAATTCGATTACTGTTGTGTACACGCATCACTAGCACTGCGCGAAGACGGTTACGAAACCATTATGGTTAACTGTAACCCAGAAACGGTATCTACTGACTACGATACGTCTGACCGTTTGTACTTTGAACCAGTAACGCTGGAAGACGTACTGTCTATCGCTCGCGTTGAGAAGCCAAAAGGTGTGATTGTTCAGTACGGTGGTCAAACACCACTTAAACTGGCTCGTGCACTAGAAGCGGCTGGCGTGCCAATCATTGGTACTAGCCCAGATGCAATCGACCGCGCAGAAGACCGTGAGCGTTTCCAAGCTGCAGTTGAGCGTCTAGGTCTTCTTCAACCACAAAACGCTACCGTAACAACGATGGAGCAAGCGGTTGAGAAGTCTAAAGAAATCGGCTTCCCATTGGTTGTTCGTCCATCTTATGTACTCGGTGGCCGTGCGATGGAAATCGTATACGACGAGCAAGACTTACGTCGCTACTTCAACGAAGCTGTGAGCGTATCGAACGAGTCTCCAGTACTACTAGACCGTTTCCTAGATGATGCAACTGAAGTTGATATCGACGCTATCTGTGATGGTGAGCGTGTTGTTATCGGCGGTATCATGGAGCACATTGAGCAAGCGGGTGTTCACTCAGGTGACTCAGCATGTTCACTTCCTGCTTACACGCTAAGCCAGGAAATCCAGGATAAGATGCGTGAGCAAGTTGAGAAGTTAGCATTTGAACTAGGTGTACGTGGTCTGATGAACACGCAGTTTGCAGTGAAAGGCAACGACGTTTACCTAATCGAAGTTAACCCTCGTGCTGCGCGTACTGTGCCATTCGTTTCGAAAGCAACAGGCGCACCACTAGCGAAAATCGCTGCACGTGTAATGGCGGGTCAATCTCTAGAGTCGCAAGGCTTTACTAAAGAGATTATTCCTCCTTATTACTCAGTGAAAGAAGTGGTTCTACCGTTCAACAAATTCCCTGGTGTTGACCCACTATTGGGCCCAGAAATGCGCTCAACAGGTGAAGTAATGGGTGTTGGTACTACTTTTTCTGAGGCATTTGCTAAAGCCGAACTGGGTTGCGGTAATGTGTACCCAGAAGGTGGCCGCGCACTACTATCAGTACGTGAAGGCGATAAAGAGCGTGTAGTTGACCTGGCTTCTAAGCTAGTTAAACTAGGCTACCAGTTGGATGCGACACACGGTACAGCTGTGATTCTAGGCGAAGCGGGTATCAACCCTCGTCTAGTAAACAAAGTACACGAAGGTCGTCCTCACATTCTTGACCGTATTAAGAACAACGAATACACCTACATTGTGAACACGGCGGCAGGTCGTCAAGCGATTGAAGATTCAAAAGTTCTACG
- the carA gene encoding glutamine-hydrolyzing carbamoyl-phosphate synthase small subunit: MGNLALLVLEDGTVFRGVSIGADGVSVGEVVFNTSMTGYQEILTDPSYSQQIVTLTYPHIGNTGTTSEDEESSSIHAQGLVIRDLPLIASNFRNEQSLSDYLKSQNIVGIADIDTRKLTRILREKGAQNGCIVAGDTLDEALALAKAKEFPGLKGMDLAKEVTTKEAYQWKQGSWTLEGGLPEAKDDSELPYHVVAYDFGAKRNILRMLIDRGCRLTVVPAETSAEEVLALNPDGVFLSNGPGDPEPCTYAIEATKVFLEKGLPIFGICLGHQILALASGAQTVKMKFGHHGANHPVKDLDRNVVMITSQNHGFAADEATLPENLRATHVSLFDGSLQGIHRTDKPAFSFQGHPEASPGPHDAAPLFDHFIELIKQHSA, from the coding sequence TTGGGTAATTTAGCACTGTTAGTCCTAGAAGATGGGACAGTGTTCCGCGGAGTGTCCATTGGGGCAGATGGCGTATCCGTCGGTGAAGTCGTTTTCAATACCTCGATGACGGGGTATCAAGAAATCCTCACTGATCCTTCCTATTCTCAGCAAATCGTTACTCTTACTTATCCTCACATTGGCAATACCGGAACCACTTCCGAAGATGAAGAATCCTCTTCAATTCATGCACAAGGCCTTGTGATTCGTGATCTTCCTCTTATCGCTTCTAACTTCCGTAATGAGCAATCACTTTCTGACTACCTTAAATCACAAAACATTGTTGGTATCGCCGACATAGATACGCGTAAGCTGACTCGTATCTTGCGTGAGAAAGGTGCGCAGAATGGTTGTATCGTCGCTGGCGACACCTTAGATGAAGCTTTGGCATTAGCGAAAGCTAAAGAATTCCCAGGCTTAAAAGGAATGGACCTTGCGAAAGAAGTTACAACAAAAGAAGCGTATCAATGGAAACAAGGCTCGTGGACGCTTGAAGGTGGACTTCCAGAAGCGAAAGATGACAGCGAGCTGCCGTACCACGTCGTTGCATACGACTTCGGAGCGAAGCGAAACATCCTACGCATGTTGATTGACCGTGGTTGCCGCTTGACGGTTGTACCTGCTGAAACTTCAGCAGAAGAAGTACTGGCTCTTAATCCAGATGGCGTTTTCCTGTCAAACGGCCCTGGTGACCCAGAACCATGTACTTACGCGATTGAAGCAACAAAAGTGTTCCTAGAAAAAGGTCTACCTATCTTTGGTATCTGTCTGGGTCACCAAATCCTGGCGCTAGCGTCTGGTGCACAAACAGTGAAAATGAAGTTTGGTCACCACGGTGCGAACCACCCGGTTAAAGATTTAGATCGTAACGTTGTGATGATTACCTCTCAAAACCACGGTTTTGCAGCGGACGAAGCAACGCTACCGGAAAACCTACGTGCAACTCACGTATCTCTATTTGATGGCTCTCTGCAAGGTATCCACCGTACAGATAAGCCAGCATTTAGCTTCCAAGGTCACCCAGAAGCGAGTCCAGGTCCACATGACGCAGCACCGCTTTTTGACCACTTTATCGAACTAATCAAACAACACAGCGCTTAA
- the dapB gene encoding 4-hydroxy-tetrahydrodipicolinate reductase gives MVRIAIAGAAGRMGRNLVKASHHHQEASVTAGSERPESSLVGVDIGELCGEGKFDVVLTDDLAKDVDNFDVIIDFTAPVSTLANLELCKQHGKSMVIGTTGFSDEERALIDEAAKQVSVVMAPNYSVGVNLVFKLLEKAAKVMGDYCDIEIVEAHHRHKVDAPSGTAIGMGEAIAGAMGNNLNDVAVYAREGITGERTKDEIGFATIRAGDIVGEHTAMFADIGERVEITHKATDRMTFANGAVKAAVWLSAKPAGFYTMTDVLGLNEL, from the coding sequence ATGGTTCGTATTGCAATCGCAGGAGCAGCTGGCCGCATGGGTCGCAACTTGGTTAAGGCTTCACACCATCATCAAGAAGCGTCAGTAACAGCGGGATCTGAGCGTCCGGAATCATCACTCGTCGGTGTCGATATCGGTGAACTATGTGGTGAAGGCAAATTTGATGTCGTTCTAACGGATGATCTTGCTAAAGACGTGGATAACTTTGATGTCATTATCGACTTTACTGCACCAGTAAGCACTTTGGCTAACCTTGAGCTATGCAAACAGCATGGTAAGAGCATGGTGATTGGCACCACTGGCTTTAGTGACGAAGAACGTGCGCTTATTGATGAGGCAGCAAAGCAAGTTTCTGTGGTAATGGCTCCTAACTACTCTGTTGGTGTTAACCTAGTATTCAAGCTACTTGAAAAAGCAGCCAAAGTCATGGGTGACTACTGCGATATCGAGATTGTTGAAGCACATCATCGCCATAAAGTGGATGCACCATCAGGTACTGCAATTGGTATGGGAGAAGCGATTGCAGGTGCGATGGGTAACAATCTTAATGACGTAGCGGTTTATGCTCGTGAAGGCATTACGGGTGAGCGTACTAAAGATGAGATTGGTTTTGCCACTATTCGTGCTGGTGACATTGTTGGTGAACACACGGCGATGTTTGCTGATATTGGTGAGCGCGTTGAAATTACACACAAAGCAACTGATCGCATGACCTTTGCTAACGGTGCGGTGAAAGCGGCTGTTTGGTTGAGTGCCAAACCTGCAGGCTTTTATACCATGACCGATGTACTTGGTCTGAATGAACTGTAA
- the mutT gene encoding 8-oxo-dGTP diphosphatase MutT, translating to MKRIHIVAAIIFNQDKSKIFITKRPDDKHKGGFWEFPGGKVEPEESVEQAMIRELEEEVGINVTEQSLFEHLEYDYPDKSLKFDFISVTSFENEPYGKEGQEGRWVDIKSLPEYAFPEANVPILKRVVQEFSS from the coding sequence ATGAAAAGAATTCACATCGTTGCGGCGATTATTTTTAACCAAGATAAATCGAAGATCTTCATTACTAAACGTCCTGACGATAAACATAAAGGCGGATTTTGGGAGTTTCCTGGTGGAAAGGTAGAGCCGGAAGAGTCTGTGGAGCAGGCGATGATTCGTGAGCTGGAAGAAGAAGTCGGGATCAACGTGACAGAACAATCTTTGTTTGAGCACCTTGAGTACGACTATCCAGACAAATCTCTGAAGTTCGATTTTATCTCTGTCACTTCTTTTGAAAATGAACCATACGGTAAAGAAGGTCAGGAAGGTCGCTGGGTTGATATCAAGAGCTTGCCTGAATATGCATTTCCGGAAGCCAATGTGCCAATCCTTAAGCGTGTTGTACAAGAGTTTTCTTCATAG
- the secA gene encoding preprotein translocase subunit SecA, with product MITKLLTKVIGSRNDRTLRRLRKIVKEINNYEPTFEALSDEELKAKTVEFRERLDKGETLDQLLPEAFATVREASKRVYGMRHFDVQLIGGMVLNAGQIAEMRTGEGKTLTATLPAYLNALSGKGVHVVTVNDYLAKRDAETNRPLFEFLGMSVGVNVPNMPPQEKKEAYQADILYGTNNEFGFDYLRDNMAFRNEDRVQRERFFAVVDEVDSILIDEARTPLIISGPAEDSSELYTRINLLIPHLEKQDQEDSEEYRGDGHYTLDEKSKQVYLTETGQEFVEELLVKNGLMEEGDTLYSPTNISLLHHVNAALRAHVLFERNVDYIVTEDGEVVIVDEHTGRTMPGRRWSEGLHQAVEAKEGVKIQNENQTLASITFQNYFRLYEKLSGMTGTADTEAFEFQSIYGLETVVIPTNKPMIRNDMPDVVYRTEPEKFAAIIEDIKERVAKGQPSLVGTVSIEKSELLSNALKKAKIKHNVLNAKFHEKEAEIVAEAGMPGAVTIATNMAGRGTDIVLGGSWQSKVETLENPTQEQIDAIKADWKVVHDKVLEAGGLHIIGTERHESRRIDNQLRGRSGRQGDAGSSRFYLSMEDSLLRIFTSDRMASLIQSGMEEGEAIESKMLSRSIEKAQRKVEGRNFDIRKQLLEYDDVANDQRKVVYELRDELMSVDDISDMIEQNREDVMTAIIDEYIPPQSLEDMWDVEGLQERLKADFDLDAPIKQWLEEDDKLYEEALREKIIALAVEVYKAKEEVVGAQVLRNFEKSVMLQTLDTLWKEHLAAMDHLRQGIHLRGYAQKNPKQEYKRESFELFEGLLDALKSDVITVLSRVRVQQQEEVERMEEQRRAQAEEAARRAQAQHAAAENQLADGEQADDSHQPVVRDERKVGRNEPCPCGSGKKYKQCHGKID from the coding sequence ATGATAACTAAGCTACTGACAAAAGTTATTGGCAGTCGCAACGATCGAACACTGCGCCGCCTTAGAAAAATTGTAAAAGAAATTAATAATTATGAGCCGACATTTGAAGCTCTATCTGATGAAGAACTAAAAGCAAAAACTGTTGAATTCCGTGAGCGCCTGGATAAAGGTGAAACTCTTGATCAACTCCTTCCAGAAGCATTTGCTACCGTACGTGAAGCGTCTAAGCGTGTTTACGGCATGCGACACTTCGATGTACAGCTGATTGGCGGTATGGTCCTGAACGCAGGTCAAATTGCGGAAATGCGTACAGGTGAAGGTAAAACCTTAACGGCCACTCTTCCTGCGTACCTGAATGCATTATCAGGTAAAGGTGTGCATGTTGTAACTGTGAACGATTACTTGGCTAAACGTGACGCAGAGACTAACCGTCCACTATTTGAATTCCTAGGTATGAGTGTTGGCGTTAACGTACCAAACATGCCACCTCAAGAGAAAAAAGAAGCGTATCAAGCCGATATCCTTTACGGTACAAATAACGAATTTGGCTTTGATTATCTTCGTGACAACATGGCTTTCCGTAACGAAGACCGCGTACAACGCGAGCGCTTCTTTGCAGTCGTCGATGAGGTTGACTCAATTCTTATTGACGAAGCTCGAACTCCTCTTATCATCTCTGGCCCAGCTGAAGACAGCTCTGAGCTGTACACTCGAATCAACCTGCTGATTCCGCATCTTGAAAAACAAGATCAAGAAGACTCAGAAGAATACCGCGGTGATGGTCACTACACGTTAGACGAAAAATCGAAACAAGTGTACCTGACTGAAACTGGCCAAGAATTTGTCGAAGAACTTCTGGTTAAAAACGGTTTGATGGAAGAAGGCGACACTCTTTACTCCCCAACCAATATCAGCCTACTCCACCATGTGAACGCAGCACTACGTGCGCATGTGTTGTTTGAACGTAATGTTGATTACATCGTTACCGAAGACGGCGAAGTTGTCATTGTTGATGAGCATACGGGTCGTACCATGCCTGGTCGTCGCTGGTCTGAAGGTTTGCACCAAGCCGTGGAAGCGAAAGAAGGCGTTAAGATTCAGAACGAAAACCAAACGCTGGCATCTATCACATTCCAGAACTACTTCCGTTTGTACGAGAAGCTATCAGGTATGACTGGTACAGCGGACACTGAAGCGTTTGAGTTCCAGTCTATCTATGGTTTGGAAACCGTTGTTATTCCAACCAACAAACCGATGATTCGTAACGATATGCCAGATGTGGTGTACCGCACCGAGCCTGAAAAGTTTGCCGCAATCATTGAAGACATCAAAGAGCGAGTAGCAAAAGGTCAGCCATCACTTGTTGGTACCGTATCGATTGAGAAATCTGAGCTACTGTCTAATGCACTTAAGAAAGCTAAGATTAAGCACAACGTACTGAACGCTAAATTCCACGAGAAAGAAGCAGAGATCGTTGCCGAAGCGGGTATGCCGGGCGCCGTTACTATCGCGACAAACATGGCGGGCCGTGGTACCGATATCGTGCTTGGTGGTAGCTGGCAATCAAAAGTTGAAACGCTAGAGAATCCGACTCAAGAGCAAATTGATGCGATTAAAGCGGATTGGAAAGTCGTACATGACAAAGTACTGGAAGCTGGCGGTCTGCACATCATCGGCACAGAGCGTCACGAATCTCGCCGTATCGATAACCAATTACGTGGTCGTTCTGGTCGTCAGGGGGACGCAGGTTCTTCTCGTTTCTACCTATCAATGGAAGACTCGTTACTTCGCATCTTTACTTCAGATCGCATGGCGAGTTTGATCCAAAGTGGTATGGAGGAAGGCGAAGCGATCGAATCGAAAATGCTGTCTCGTTCGATTGAAAAAGCACAGCGTAAAGTGGAAGGTCGTAACTTCGACATTCGTAAACAGCTACTTGAATACGATGACGTTGCGAACGATCAGCGTAAAGTCGTTTACGAGCTACGTGATGAGTTGATGAGCGTTGACGATATCAGCGACATGATCGAGCAGAACCGCGAAGACGTGATGACGGCGATCATCGATGAATACATTCCACCACAATCTCTGGAAGATATGTGGGATGTTGAAGGTCTGCAAGAACGCCTGAAAGCGGACTTCGATCTGGATGCACCAATCAAGCAATGGCTTGAGGAAGATGACAAACTTTACGAAGAAGCACTTCGTGAAAAGATCATTGCATTGGCGGTTGAAGTCTACAAAGCGAAAGAAGAAGTGGTTGGTGCACAAGTACTACGCAACTTCGAGAAGTCAGTGATGCTACAGACACTGGATACGCTTTGGAAAGAGCACTTAGCGGCCATGGATCACCTGCGTCAAGGTATTCACTTACGTGGTTACGCACAGAAGAACCCGAAACAAGAGTACAAGCGTGAGTCGTTTGAACTGTTCGAAGGTTTATTAGACGCGCTGAAATCTGATGTTATCACGGTACTGTCTCGCGTACGTGTTCAGCAGCAAGAAGAAGTTGAACGTATGGAAGAGCAACGTCGTGCGCAAGCAGAAGAAGCGGCACGCCGTGCACAAGCTCAGCATGCGGCAGCAGAAAATCAGCTTGCTGATGGTGAACAAGCAGATGACTCACACCAACCAGTCGTTCGTGATGAGCGTAAAGTTGGTCGTAATGAGCCTTGTCCATGTGGCAGTGGTAAAAAGTATAAACAGTGCCACGGAAAAATTGACTAA
- a CDS encoding DciA family protein, whose protein sequence is MRDHRPTSTEDVIAESQFKKIQEHAGEILQLNKALQDILPKGTADHCRVANVRNGHLLIDVSSAAIKMKIDYDRLMILNKLRTQGYAKLISVDVRINPSLYRNRYEQDDRPKRPPLTESAAKSLMIIADMAPPKIQERLKRLADMADKSQK, encoded by the coding sequence ATGCGTGATCATCGACCAACCTCAACTGAGGATGTTATTGCTGAATCTCAGTTTAAGAAGATTCAAGAGCATGCTGGAGAAATCTTGCAGCTCAACAAAGCCTTACAGGATATCTTGCCTAAAGGCACGGCTGATCATTGCCGAGTTGCTAATGTACGTAACGGTCATCTGTTGATCGATGTGTCTAGCGCTGCCATCAAAATGAAGATCGACTACGATCGCCTAATGATCCTCAATAAACTCCGAACTCAAGGCTATGCAAAATTGATCAGCGTGGATGTCCGAATTAATCCATCCCTTTATCGCAACCGGTACGAGCAAGACGATAGACCCAAGCGACCGCCGTTAACTGAGTCAGCGGCCAAATCATTAATGATTATTGCGGATATGGCGCCACCTAAAATTCAAGAGCGTCTGAAAAGGCTGGCTGACATGGCAGACAAATCACAAAAATAG
- the lpxC gene encoding UDP-3-O-acyl-N-acetylglucosamine deacetylase, translating into MIRQRTLKEIVKTTGVGLHSGRKVTLTLRPAAANTGIIYRRTDVNPPVDFPADPASVRDTMLCTALVNDEGVRISTVEHLNAALAGMGIDNIVVEVDAPEIPIMDGSASPFVYLLQQAGIEMQNVPKRFIRIKKPVRFEDGDKWAEFVPFNGFRMDFEIDFNHPAIESDEQRLLFDFSSKGFVREISRARTFGFMRDIEYLQSQNLVLGGSFDNAIVLDDYRILNEEGLRFDNEFVTHKVLDAIGDLYMCGHPIIGEFRAFKSGHGLNNQLLRAVLADQEAWEWTTFEEEVGSPVAFAEPNMVLA; encoded by the coding sequence AAATAGTGAAAACAACTGGTGTGGGTCTCCACTCTGGTCGTAAAGTCACGCTTACTCTGCGCCCGGCTGCTGCAAATACAGGTATTATTTACCGTCGTACCGATGTAAATCCACCTGTAGATTTCCCAGCTGATCCTGCGTCTGTTCGTGACACTATGCTTTGTACTGCATTAGTCAATGACGAAGGCGTGCGTATTTCCACGGTTGAGCACTTGAATGCTGCACTTGCTGGCATGGGCATCGATAACATTGTTGTTGAAGTTGATGCGCCCGAAATTCCAATTATGGATGGTAGCGCAAGCCCATTTGTATATCTGCTTCAGCAAGCGGGTATCGAAATGCAAAATGTACCTAAGCGTTTTATTCGCATCAAAAAACCAGTTCGTTTTGAAGATGGCGATAAATGGGCAGAGTTTGTACCATTTAACGGTTTCCGTATGGACTTTGAAATTGACTTTAACCACCCTGCAATTGAATCAGACGAGCAGCGCTTGCTGTTTGATTTCTCATCTAAAGGGTTTGTTCGCGAGATTTCTCGTGCACGTACGTTTGGTTTTATGCGTGATATTGAATATCTTCAGTCTCAGAACCTAGTTCTGGGTGGTAGCTTTGATAACGCTATCGTACTGGATGATTACCGCATTCTTAATGAAGAAGGTCTGCGTTTTGACAATGAGTTTGTGACTCATAAAGTGTTGGACGCCATTGGTGACCTTTACATGTGTGGCCACCCAATCATTGGTGAGTTCCGTGCATTCAAATCGGGTCACGGTCTAAACAACCAACTTCTACGTGCTGTTCTGGCTGATCAGGAAGCATGGGAATGGACAACATTTGAAGAAGAAGTCGGTTCGCCAGTCGCATTTGCTGAGCCAAATATGGTACTAGCATAA